One window from the genome of Lasioglossum baleicum chromosome 9, iyLasBale1, whole genome shotgun sequence encodes:
- the LOC143212418 gene encoding uncharacterized protein LOC143212418 → MAKIKSKGNEKDSNQNNKESKVKCTKRSTYGSENLRNAINEVRQGNSIAAASRIYNVPQSTIRARVQGKYCDKKPGPNTVLSEQEEDSLVKWIFHCGDQGFPVTKEHLLQSVQLLLAELKRQNPFPNGVPGRHWYEGFLRRHTDISRRLSENVTLSRARVSDIGISEWFKEIRQYLESKDLLNIDSSRIFNCDETVLALNPEVSAIPVKKGTKNVYNIVGNNEMENVTVLVTANATGQLASPFMLFSGQKLAPQVEQLLPVGFSAGVSDNGWMTAKNFYEYVVNILYPWLLNNNIVFPIILYINGHSSHITLSLSNFCQKNRIELVALKANTTHIVKPLDVEFFHAFKSSWQKNCMEFCRSNNLINLKQYQVASVLQSTFESIEVREIIQNGFRTCGLYPIDENIVNYDNVFSRIANVSYQADNIPVSHTHDELSGLKCIESMIGKDKLLIFKSYECRQWCGKKEDENLFYLWFDLSHIVQQRKEHIEQNVNNFNIEGHFVNCKYEDTEIQTLKTDPLEEAPHN, encoded by the exons ATGGCAAAAATTAAATCGAAAGGTAATGAAAAAGACAGTAACcaaaataataaagaaagtaAAGTGAAATGCACGAAAAGAAGTACTTATGGAAGTGAAAACCTACGGAACGCTATAAATGAGGTTAGGCAGGGAAATAGTATTGCTGCAGCAAGTCGAATTTATAACGTGCCCCAATCCACAATCAGAGCTCGTGTGCAGGGTAAATATTGTGATAAAAAACCTGGGCCTAATACGGTTTTGTCTGAACAGGAAGAAGACAGCCTTGTGAAATGGATTTTTCATTGCGGTGACCAAGGCTTTCCTGTAACGAAAGAACATTTATTACAAAGTGTGCAGTTGCTTTTGGCCGAATTGAAAAGACAAAATCCTTTTCCCAATGGTGTGCCAGGTCGTCATTGGTATGAAGGATTTTTAAGACGGCATACTGATATATCAAGAAGATTATCAGAAAACGTAACTCTCAGCCGTGCAAGAGTGTCCGACATCGGCATTAGCGAGTGGTTTAAGGAGATTAGGCAATATTTAGAATCGAAGGATCTTCTCAATATTGACAGTAGCAGAATATTTAACTGCGATGAGACAGTACTTGCTCTGAATCCGGAAGTCTCAGCTATACCTGTTAAAAAAGGCACTAAAAATGTGTATAACATTGTTGGTAACAATGAAATGGAAAATGTTACGGTGCTAGTTACAGCAAATGCTACAGGTCAGCTTGCATCACCTTTCATGCTGTTTAGTGGTCAGAAACTTGCACCTCAAGTCGAACAATTGTTGCCTGTTGGGTTTAGTGCAGGTGTTTCCGATAATGGCTGGATGACGGCtaaaaacttttatgaatatgtgGTTAATATACTATATCCTTGGTTGTTGAACAATAATATAGTATTTcccattattttatacattaatGGACATTCCTCGCACATAACATTGTCTCTTAGCAACTTTTGTCAAAAAAACAGAATCGAGTTGGTGGCTTTAAAGGCAAATACAACGCATATCGTAAAACCACTGGATGTGGAATTCTTTCATGCTTTCAAATCTTCCTGGCAGAAAAATTGCATGGAATTTTGCAGAAGtaacaatttaataaatctTAAACAATATCAAGTTGCAAGTGTTCTACAAAGTACTTTTGAAAGTATTGAAGTAagagaaattattcaaaatgGGTTCAGGACTTGTGGTTTGTACCCTATCGATGAAAACATTGTAAATTATGACAATGTTTTTAGCAGAATCGCTAACGTATCCTACCAAGCTGATAATATTCCAGTCAGTCATACACATGATGAACTGAGTGGATTAAAATGTATTGAGAGTATGATTGGGAAAGATAAGCTACTTATATTTAAAAGCTATGAGTGTCGTCAATGGTGCGGCAAAAAGGAAgacgaaaatttattttatttgtggttTGACTTGTCACATATAGTGCAACAAAGAAAAGAACATATAGAACAGAATGTGAAT aATTTTAATATTGAGGGACATTTTGTTAATTGTAAGTACGAGGACACTGAAATACAGACTCTGAAGACTGACCCATTGGAGGAAGCACCTCACAATTAG